Proteins from a genomic interval of Schistocerca serialis cubense isolate TAMUIC-IGC-003099 chromosome 11, iqSchSeri2.2, whole genome shotgun sequence:
- the LOC126426601 gene encoding uncharacterized protein DDB_G0287625-like — protein sequence MTTTTTPPPTTKIVTTPPPTTKIVTTTTTTPPDDDENSDDDENSDDDENSDDDENSDDDENSDDDENSDDDENSDDDENSDDDENSDDDENSDDDENSDDDENSDDDENSDDDENSDDDENSDDDENSDDDENSDDDENSDDDENSDDDENSDDDENSDDDDNNNDDDNNNDDDNNNDDDNNNDDDNNNDDDNNNDDDNNNDDDNNNNFDNNNNFDNNNNFDNNNNFDNNNNFDNNNNFDNNNNFDNNNNFDNNNNFDNNNNFDNNNNFDNNNNFDNNNNFDNNNNFDNNNNFDNNNNFDNNNNFDNNNNCDNNNNCDNNNNCDDDH from the exons atgacgacgacgacgacgccgccgccgacgacgaaaATAGTGAcgacgccgccgccgacgacgaaaatagtgacgacgacgacgacgacgccgcc TGACGACGACGAAAATAGTGACGACGACGAAAATAGTGACGACGACGAAAATAGTGACGACGACGAAAATAGTGACGACGACGAAAATAGTGACGACGACGAAAATAGTGACGACGACGAAAATAGTGACGACGACGAAAATAGTGACGACGACGAAAATAGTGACGACGACGAAAATAGTGACGACGACGAAAATAGTGACGACGACGAAAATAGTGACGACGACGAAAATAGTGACGACGACGAAAATAGTGACGACGACGAAAATAGTGACGACGACGAAAATAGTGACGACGACGAAAATAGTGACGACGACGAAAATAGTGACGACGACGAAAATAGTGACGACGACGAAAATAGTGACGACGACGAAAATagtgacgacgacgacaataacaacgacgacgacaataacaacgacgacgacaataacaacgacgacgacaataacaacgacgacgacaataacaacgacgacgacaataacaacgacgacgacaataacaacgacgacgacaataacAACAACTTCGACAATAACAACAACTTCGACAATAACAACAACTTCGACAATAACAACAACTTCGACAATAACAACAACTTCGACAATAACAACAACTTCGACAATAACAACAACTTCGACAATAACAACAACTTCGACAATAACAACAACTTCGACAATAACAACAACTTCGACAATAACAACAACTTCGACAATAACAACAACTTCGACAATAACAACAACTTCGACAATAACAACAACTTCGACAATAACAACAACTTCGACAATAACAACAACTTCGACAATAACAACAACTTCGACAATAACAACAACTGCGACAATAACAACAACTGCGACAATAACAACAACTGCGACGACGACCACTGA